A section of the Candidatus Bathyarchaeia archaeon genome encodes:
- a CDS encoding signal recognition particle subunit SRP19/SEC65 family protein, which translates to MYLRKYNDRVIVWPVYFDISKTTSAGRRLPKKLAVESPRIEEIKELAALLGLNPQPKPDARYPRSWWQGCGYLLVDKRQSKRETLKILAAKLVELRRSGRDLREKFKS; encoded by the coding sequence ATGTATTTGAGAAAATATAATGACCGGGTAATTGTCTGGCCTGTCTATTTTGACATCTCAAAAACTACATCCGCTGGAAGGAGGCTTCCAAAAAAGCTGGCAGTCGAGTCTCCACGTATAGAAGAGATAAAGGAGCTGGCCGCCTTGTTAGGTTTAAACCCGCAGCCTAAACCTGACGCCCGCTACCCTCGATCGTGGTGGCAGGGGTGTGGCTACTTGCTTGTGGACAAGCGTCAGTCTAAACGCGAGACCTTAAAGATTCTAGCCGCCAAACTAGTTGAGTTGAGGAGGAGTGGCAGAGACCTTCGAGAAAAGTTTAAATCTTGA
- a CDS encoding 30S ribosomal protein S8e produces the protein MAWHSDLHKRKPTGGRSRPWRGKRKFEQGGPPTQTKLGDPSLVIRRARGGGAKLRLLSSYMAQVSDRVAGITRKAKILRVIKNPSNAEYDRRGVITKGALIETELGTAKVTSRPGQHGVINAILVEAGRKTQS, from the coding sequence ATGGCTTGGCATTCAGATCTTCACAAACGTAAACCCACTGGCGGCAGGAGTCGTCCCTGGAGGGGTAAGAGAAAATTCGAACAAGGCGGCCCACCTACACAGACTAAGCTTGGAGACCCTTCCCTAGTAATTCGAAGGGCTAGAGGAGGGGGCGCCAAGTTACGTCTCCTGTCATCTTACATGGCTCAAGTCTCGGACAGAGTGGCAGGAATCACTAGAAAGGCTAAGATATTGAGGGTGATTAAAAACCCATCGAACGCCGAGTACGACAGAAGAGGAGTTATAACTAAAGGGGCACTAATCGAGACAGAGCTTGGAACCGCGAAGGTAACCTCTCGTCCAGGGCAGCATGGAGTCATAAACGCAATTCTCGTGGAGGCAGGAAGAAAGACGCAAAGTTAA
- the thiC gene encoding phosphomethylpyrimidine synthase ThiC gives MGIVSTAKVGGITEDMLTVAKDEGVDAEKIRRYVAEGRIVILRNSLREQCHPVGVGKGLRTKVNANVGTSTDLSDIDSEIEKATAAVAYGADTVMDLSTGGNLDAVRRAILKAVKVPVGSVPIYQAAIEALKRRHAVVDMTEDDLFSIIERHAKDGVDFMTIHAAITKETVDRLKRSPRVTGIVSRGGAFLASWILHHEKENPLYRNFDCLLEIAKRYDFCISIGDALRPGCLADADDWYQHQELLKAAELVERCRSGTVQVIVEGPGHLPLNQIRANVIIEKSICKGAPFYVLGPLVTDIGAGYDHIVGAIGGAVAAAAGADFLCYVTPTEHLGLPTLEDVREGVAAARLAAHAADIVKLRKRAFPRDFAMAEARAKLEWDKQYELSIDPARARKIRESRGPKAEGCSMCGEYCVFKVLSMKQRVCL, from the coding sequence GTGGGCATTGTAAGTACGGCAAAGGTTGGAGGCATCACGGAAGACATGCTGACGGTTGCGAAAGATGAAGGCGTGGATGCCGAGAAGATCAGGCGGTATGTCGCCGAAGGAAGGATAGTCATCTTGAGGAATTCACTGAGAGAACAGTGCCACCCCGTCGGAGTCGGAAAGGGTCTGAGAACTAAGGTGAACGCAAATGTTGGCACCTCGACAGATCTGAGCGACATAGACTCTGAGATTGAGAAGGCAACAGCCGCCGTAGCCTACGGTGCAGACACCGTGATGGATCTGAGCACAGGAGGCAACCTCGACGCCGTTCGGAGAGCTATCTTGAAAGCTGTAAAGGTTCCGGTTGGAAGTGTACCTATCTATCAAGCGGCTATCGAGGCTCTAAAGAGAAGACATGCCGTCGTGGACATGACAGAGGATGACCTATTCTCTATTATAGAGAGACATGCAAAGGATGGAGTAGACTTTATGACTATCCACGCAGCCATAACCAAGGAAACAGTCGATCGCCTGAAGAGAAGCCCACGAGTCACAGGCATCGTAAGCCGTGGTGGAGCCTTCCTTGCAAGCTGGATCCTTCATCATGAAAAAGAGAACCCCCTATACCGAAACTTCGACTGCCTTCTAGAAATAGCAAAAAGATACGATTTCTGCATAAGCATAGGAGACGCTTTGAGGCCGGGATGTCTCGCTGACGCCGACGACTGGTATCAACATCAAGAGTTGCTGAAGGCTGCTGAGCTGGTCGAGAGGTGCAGAAGTGGGACTGTGCAAGTAATTGTTGAAGGCCCCGGCCACTTACCCCTTAACCAGATCAGGGCTAACGTGATTATTGAGAAGTCGATATGTAAAGGTGCACCCTTCTACGTCTTAGGACCGCTGGTCACCGATATCGGTGCAGGCTATGACCATATAGTTGGGGCTATAGGGGGCGCCGTAGCTGCCGCCGCTGGTGCCGACTTCCTCTGCTATGTCACCCCGACGGAGCACTTGGGGCTACCCACACTGGAGGATGTTCGCGAGGGCGTGGCAGCGGCGAGGCTGGCCGCTCACGCCGCTGACATAGTAAAATTACGCAAAAGAGCCTTTCCAAGAGATTTCGCGATGGCTGAGGCCAGAGCCAAACTAGAGTGGGATAAACAGTATGAACTGTCAATAGACCCGGCGAGGGCGAGAAAGATCCGTGAGAGTAGAGGCCCGAAGGCTGAAGGTTGTAGTATGTGCGGCGAGTACTGTGTCTTTAAGGTTTTATCCATGAAGCAGAGGGTATGTCTCTAA
- a CDS encoding translation initiation factor IF-2 subunit gamma, with amino-acid sequence MAETSRVTPLPRQPEVNIGTAGHVDHGKTTLIKSLTGVWASRHSEELRRGITIKLGYADCAFYKCPSCPPPLCYTTDERCPKCGGPAHFLRAVSFVDCPGHEVLMTTMLSGAAVMDGALLIVAADVPVPQPQTREHLAALEIAGVKNIVVVQNKLDLVSREEALKNYKQIREFLAGSIAENAPIIPVSAQHALNIDLLIESIQEFIPTPHRDTAQPPFMHVVRSFDINKPGTPAENLVGGVLGGTIVEGKLHTGEEIEIRPGIKSERGAKLGYTSLVTNIASLHAGCRKLEEVGCGGLVGVGTTLDPSLSKADRLIGNVVGKPNMLPPSMETLSMEVSLFENVIGTQELMRVETLKLNEPLVINVGTAVTSGTVTSLRAGLLEIALKKPVCVKAGARVALSRRIAGKWRLIGYGLLKG; translated from the coding sequence TTGGCTGAGACATCCAGAGTAACTCCTCTCCCAAGACAGCCTGAGGTCAACATAGGTACGGCTGGTCATGTTGACCATGGAAAGACGACGCTGATTAAAAGTCTCACAGGTGTGTGGGCGAGTAGACACTCAGAAGAGTTACGGCGCGGCATAACTATAAAACTCGGCTACGCTGATTGTGCCTTCTACAAATGCCCAAGTTGCCCCCCACCACTTTGTTATACTACCGATGAGAGATGCCCCAAGTGTGGGGGGCCGGCGCATTTCCTTAGGGCAGTGAGCTTCGTTGACTGTCCAGGCCACGAGGTTCTCATGACGACGATGCTCTCTGGGGCTGCAGTCATGGACGGAGCTCTCCTCATAGTTGCCGCAGACGTGCCAGTTCCCCAACCTCAGACTAGGGAACATCTCGCAGCCTTGGAGATTGCCGGCGTCAAGAATATAGTTGTAGTCCAGAATAAACTCGACCTCGTTAGCAGGGAAGAAGCCCTCAAGAACTACAAACAAATCCGCGAATTCTTGGCTGGGAGTATAGCTGAGAACGCACCCATCATTCCAGTTTCAGCCCAGCACGCGCTGAATATAGACCTCTTAATCGAATCCATCCAAGAGTTTATACCCACGCCGCACCGTGACACCGCTCAGCCGCCTTTTATGCATGTAGTTCGATCCTTCGACATCAACAAGCCTGGGACTCCTGCAGAGAATCTTGTCGGCGGGGTTTTGGGCGGTACAATAGTAGAAGGTAAGCTTCACACAGGCGAAGAGATAGAGATAAGGCCAGGCATAAAGAGTGAGAGAGGCGCCAAACTAGGATACACCAGCCTAGTAACAAACATTGCCAGCCTCCACGCAGGTTGTAGGAAATTGGAGGAGGTTGGCTGCGGTGGCTTAGTCGGGGTTGGGACAACTCTTGACCCTTCACTATCAAAGGCGGACAGACTTATCGGTAACGTGGTAGGTAAACCAAACATGCTCCCTCCTTCTATGGAAACTTTATCGATGGAGGTCTCCCTCTTCGAGAATGTTATTGGAACTCAAGAGTTGATGCGGGTTGAGACCTTAAAGCTGAACGAGCCTCTCGTTATCAATGTTGGGACGGCTGTCACCTCAGGTACGGTCACAAGTTTGAGGGCCGGTCTCTTAGAGATAGCCCTAAAGAAACCTGTCTGTGTAAAGGCTGGGGCGAGAGTAGCTCTCAGTCGTAGGATTGCAGGCAAATGGAGACTAATAGGATACGGTTTGCTGAAAGGCTAA